From one Gemella morbillorum genomic stretch:
- the gyrB gene encoding DNA topoisomerase (ATP-hydrolyzing) subunit B: protein MVEKKQIQEYNADQIQVLEGLEAVRVRPGMYIGSTSSRGLHHLVWEIVDNSIDEALAGYCNTITVAIEKDNWIRVEDNGRGIPIDIQEQTGKPALEVILTVLHAGGKFGGGGYKVSGGLHGVGASVVNALSTNLEAYVHRDGKIHSMKFERGEVVQGITVIGETDKTGTTVRFKADPEIFQETTVYEYDILRSRIRELAFLNKGITIVLKDERENQEKEEDFCYEGGLLEYVEMLNENKDALHEAIYVHGEMEGKEVEISMQYNTGYSSNILSYANNINTHEGGTHESGFKTALTRIINAYGKKNKLIKEKETLTGDDVREGLVAIISIKHPNPQFEGQTKTKLGNSEMSTITNKLFSEELDRFLLENPKVAKIIVEKGLQASRARIAAKKARESTRRKNALEFTNLPGKLADCSSKDAAECELFLVEGDSAGGSAKLGRDSKFQAILPLKGKILNVEKVRIDKVLSSDEIRSLITAVGMGIGETLNMDKLRYHKIVIMTDADVDGSHIRTLLLTFFFRYMRELIDAGYVYIARPPLYGLKVGKKEYYCHTEEELKQHIEEFAGDKKYAVQRYKGLGEMNAEELWDTTMDPKHRLMYQVSIGDAQRADAAFDTLMGEKVEPRRKFIEENALNVINLDI, encoded by the coding sequence ATGGTAGAAAAAAAACAAATTCAAGAATATAATGCCGATCAGATACAGGTTCTTGAGGGATTAGAAGCTGTTCGTGTAAGACCAGGTATGTATATTGGTTCGACATCAAGCAGAGGGCTACACCATTTAGTGTGGGAAATCGTAGATAACTCTATCGATGAAGCTTTAGCAGGATACTGTAATACAATTACAGTTGCTATTGAAAAAGATAATTGGATAAGAGTAGAAGATAATGGTCGTGGTATCCCAATTGATATTCAAGAACAAACAGGAAAACCTGCACTTGAGGTAATTCTTACAGTACTACATGCCGGTGGTAAATTTGGTGGAGGAGGATATAAAGTATCTGGTGGACTTCACGGAGTTGGTGCCAGCGTTGTTAATGCTTTGTCTACTAATTTAGAAGCATATGTACATCGTGACGGTAAAATTCATTCAATGAAATTTGAACGAGGAGAAGTTGTTCAAGGAATTACAGTTATCGGTGAAACTGATAAAACGGGGACAACGGTCCGATTTAAAGCAGATCCAGAGATATTCCAAGAAACAACAGTATATGAATACGATATTTTAAGATCACGTATTAGAGAGCTTGCTTTCTTAAATAAAGGTATAACTATTGTTCTGAAAGACGAAAGAGAAAACCAAGAGAAAGAAGAAGATTTTTGTTATGAAGGTGGATTATTAGAATATGTAGAGATGTTAAATGAAAATAAAGATGCTTTACACGAAGCAATTTATGTTCATGGTGAGATGGAAGGTAAGGAAGTAGAAATCTCAATGCAGTATAATACAGGATATTCTAGTAATATTTTGAGTTATGCGAATAACATCAATACACACGAAGGTGGAACACACGAAAGTGGATTTAAAACAGCTTTAACACGTATTATAAATGCGTATGGCAAAAAGAATAAGCTAATTAAAGAAAAAGAAACACTTACTGGTGATGATGTTCGTGAAGGTTTAGTTGCAATTATTTCTATTAAACATCCGAATCCACAGTTCGAAGGACAAACAAAGACTAAATTGGGTAACTCAGAAATGAGTACAATTACCAATAAGCTATTTTCTGAAGAATTAGATAGATTCCTATTGGAAAATCCAAAAGTTGCAAAAATTATTGTAGAAAAAGGATTACAGGCTTCTCGTGCGAGAATTGCTGCTAAAAAGGCACGTGAATCTACTCGTCGTAAAAATGCTTTAGAATTCACAAACTTACCAGGTAAGCTTGCAGATTGTTCTAGTAAAGATGCGGCTGAATGTGAATTATTCCTAGTCGAAGGGGATTCTGCGGGAGGAAGTGCGAAACTTGGACGTGATAGTAAGTTCCAAGCCATATTACCATTAAAAGGTAAAATTCTTAACGTAGAAAAAGTTAGAATTGATAAAGTTTTATCAAGTGATGAAATTAGATCTCTTATAACGGCAGTAGGTATGGGAATCGGTGAAACATTAAATATGGATAAATTACGTTATCACAAAATCGTAATAATGACCGATGCCGATGTTGACGGTAGCCATATTCGTACATTATTATTGACATTCTTCTTTAGATATATGAGAGAATTAATAGATGCGGGATATGTATATATTGCAAGACCACCACTATACGGTCTGAAAGTAGGTAAAAAAGAATACTATTGTCATACAGAAGAAGAACTAAAACAACATATTGAAGAATTTGCTGGAGATAAAAAATACGCAGTTCAACGATATAAAGGTCTTGGAGAAATGAATGCTGAAGAACTTTGGGATACAACAATGGATCCAAAACATCGTTTAATGTATCAAGTAAGTATAGGAGATGCGCAACGTGCAGATGCTGCTTTTGATACTCTAATGGGTGAAAAAGTTGAACCAAGACGTAAGTTTATTGAAGAAAATGCCTTAAATGTTATAAACTTAGACATTTAG
- the recF gene encoding DNA replication/repair protein RecF (All proteins in this family for which functions are known are DNA-binding proteins that assist the filamentation of RecA onto DNA for the initiation of recombination or recombinational repair.), with protein MKIRELKLLYFRNYTSLNIATHPSLNIFFGDNANGKTNIVESIFCLSLGKSYRTKSDTECIMFGEDATAMSCVLNKNNKNLDIMLGISNKGKSAKIAGVKKNKLTEFVGELNVVLFSPEDLQIVKGSPSLRREFINREFYQFSRIYHKYHLMYQHLLKQRNSYLKDMKKNPKDEISLTYLETLTSQLVKIAMYITRERVSFVKDIAKLAYENMLNISNGNEILEIKYKSSILDVLGVSSVSDAKFSEENIVELMMKKSFDDIMRGNTKIGPHQDDLEFFINNLEARTYASQGQQRSIVLSLKLSEIHYLKQKTGDYPILLLDDVLSELDKNRQLKLLDAIDENVQTFITTPSITDIKEDLLEKAKVFKIDNGNISVFLPK; from the coding sequence ATGAAAATTAGAGAGTTAAAACTATTATATTTTCGTAACTACACATCTTTAAATATAGCAACACATCCATCCCTTAATATTTTTTTTGGTGATAATGCTAATGGAAAGACTAATATAGTTGAATCTATTTTTTGTTTGTCTTTGGGAAAAAGTTATCGAACAAAAAGTGATACCGAGTGTATTATGTTTGGAGAAGATGCAACAGCAATGTCATGTGTTTTAAATAAGAATAATAAAAATCTCGATATTATGCTAGGGATAAGCAATAAAGGAAAAAGTGCAAAAATTGCTGGCGTAAAAAAAAATAAGCTAACGGAGTTTGTAGGAGAATTAAATGTAGTCTTATTTTCTCCAGAAGATTTACAAATAGTAAAAGGATCTCCATCGCTAAGAAGAGAGTTTATTAATAGAGAATTTTATCAGTTTTCTCGCATATATCATAAATATCATTTAATGTATCAACACCTTCTAAAACAGAGGAATTCTTATTTAAAAGACATGAAAAAGAATCCTAAAGATGAAATAAGTCTTACGTATTTAGAAACACTTACCAGTCAGTTAGTAAAAATAGCAATGTATATTACTCGAGAACGAGTTTCGTTTGTAAAAGATATAGCTAAGCTTGCTTATGAGAATATGCTGAATATTTCTAACGGTAATGAAATTTTGGAAATTAAGTATAAGAGTTCGATTTTGGATGTTCTTGGAGTCTCTAGTGTTTCAGATGCTAAATTTAGTGAAGAAAATATTGTCGAGTTAATGATGAAAAAATCTTTCGATGATATAATGCGTGGTAATACTAAAATCGGACCGCATCAAGATGACTTAGAGTTCTTTATAAATAATCTTGAAGCAAGAACATATGCGTCTCAAGGCCAACAACGTAGCATAGTGTTGTCACTTAAGCTTTCAGAAATACATTATTTAAAACAAAAAACAGGAGATTATCCTATACTTTTATTAGATGATGTATTAAGTGAGTTAGACAAAAATAGACAGTTAAAATTATTAGATGCAATTGATGAAAATGTACAAACATTTATAACAACACCATCCATAACAGATATAAAGGAAGATTTATTAGAAAAAGCAAAAGTATTTAAAATAGACAATGGTAATATTAGTGTATTTTTGCCAAAATAG
- the yaaA gene encoding S4 domain-containing protein YaaA has translation MKKVFINSEYITLSQFLKLEGFIASGGEAKYFLKEVEVELNNAFEDRRGKKLYTDDVIKIDGQEFIIVNEN, from the coding sequence ATGAAAAAAGTTTTTATTAATAGTGAATATATTACACTGTCTCAATTTTTAAAACTAGAGGGTTTTATTGCTTCAGGAGGCGAAGCTAAATATTTCTTAAAAGAAGTAGAAGTAGAGTTAAATAATGCATTCGAAGACAGACGAGGTAAGAAGCTATATACTGATGATGTTATTAAAATAGATGGACAAGAGTTTATTATAGTTAATGAAAATTAG
- the rplT gene encoding 50S ribosomal protein L20 produces MPRVKGGTVTRRRRKKVLKLAKGYFGSKHTLFKVAKQQVMKSGMYAFRDRRQTKRNFRRLWIVRINAAARLNGLSYSRLMNGLKVAGIDINRKMLSEIAIHDAAAFTSICEQAKAALAK; encoded by the coding sequence ATGCCACGTGTTAAAGGTGGAACTGTGACTCGTCGTCGCCGTAAAAAAGTTTTAAAACTAGCTAAAGGATATTTTGGTTCAAAACATACATTATTCAAAGTTGCTAAGCAACAAGTTATGAAATCTGGTATGTATGCGTTTAGAGACCGTCGTCAAACTAAACGTAATTTCAGAAGATTATGGATCGTTCGTATTAATGCAGCTGCAAGATTAAATGGATTATCTTACAGTCGTCTAATGAACGGACTTAAAGTTGCTGGTATCGATATTAACAGAAAAATGTTATCAGAAATCGCTATCCACGATGCAGCAGCATTCACAAGTATTTGTGAACAAGCTAAAGCAGCTTTAGCTAAATAA
- the rpmI gene encoding 50S ribosomal protein L35 gives MPKMKSHRGLAKRVKKTANGKLKRSRAYTSHWFSRKTTKQKRHLRKASLVSRGDYKRIRTLLVK, from the coding sequence ATGCCAAAAATGAAATCTCACCGTGGTTTAGCAAAACGTGTGAAAAAAACAGCTAACGGTAAATTAAAACGTAGCCGTGCTTATACTTCTCACTGGTTTTCAAGAAAAACTACTAAACAAAAACGTCACTTACGTAAAGCTTCATTAGTATCTCGTGGTGATTACAAACGTATTAGAACTTTATTAGTTAAATAA
- the infC gene encoding translation initiation factor IF-3 produces MLIISKDTAQVNEGIKAKEFLLISQNGEQLGVKTKAEAMQIAERLSLDVVLVAPNAKTPVAKIMNYGKFKFEQQKKEKEARKKQKIVTTKEIRLSPTIEKHDFETKLKNARKFLAKEDKVKVSIRFKGRAITHKEIGQKVLENFSNEASDIATVEQKPKMEGRSMFLVLAPKKEK; encoded by the coding sequence GTGCTGATCATTAGTAAAGATACTGCACAAGTAAATGAAGGTATTAAAGCGAAAGAGTTTCTTTTAATTAGTCAAAATGGAGAACAATTAGGAGTTAAAACAAAAGCAGAAGCAATGCAGATAGCAGAGCGTCTGAGTTTGGATGTAGTCTTAGTAGCTCCAAATGCTAAAACACCTGTTGCGAAAATTATGAATTATGGTAAATTCAAATTTGAACAACAAAAGAAAGAAAAAGAAGCACGTAAGAAACAAAAAATCGTGACAACAAAAGAGATAAGATTATCTCCAACGATTGAAAAACATGATTTTGAAACTAAGTTGAAAAATGCACGTAAATTCTTAGCAAAAGAAGACAAAGTTAAAGTTTCTATTCGTTTTAAAGGGAGAGCAATCACCCATAAAGAAATTGGACAGAAAGTTTTAGAGAACTTTTCTAACGAAGCTAGCGATATAGCTACTGTCGAACAAAAGCCTAAAATGGAAGGTCGCAGTATGTTCTTAGTTCTAGCACCAAAAAAAGAGAAATAA
- the rpoC gene encoding DNA-directed RNA polymerase subunit beta', with translation MIDVNNFAYMKISLASPEKIRSWSYGEVKKPETINYRTLKPENDGLFCERIFGPTKDWECACGKYKRVRYKNIKCDKCGVDVTLAKVRRERMGHLELAAPVSHIWYFKGIPSRMGLLLDLSPRQLEEVIYFASYIVIDPGETDFMKKQIVSEREVREARSTFGANSFVAKMGAEAIHDLLTELDIEKELKDLKNELKELSESNYKSGQKVVKIIKRVEVFEAFKNSGNKPEWMIMTVLPVIPPELRPMVQLDGGRFATSDLNDLYRRVINRNNRLKKLIELKAPGLIVQNEKRMLQEAVDALIDNGRRGRPVTGPGNRTLKSLSNMLKGKHGRFRQNLLGKRVDYSGRSVIVVGPNLKMYQCGLPKEMALELFKPFVMRELVKRELANNIKNAKNQIEKMEDHVWDILEDIIKEHPVLLNRAPTLHRLGIQAFEPILVEGRAIRLHPLVTTAFNADFDGDQMAVHVPLSKEAQAEARMLMLAAQNILNPKDGKPVVTPSQDMVLGNYYLTLERPGAVGEGMIFKDADEARMAYQNGYIHLHTRVGIMAKSFENPTFTEEQNKKLLITTIGKVIFNDILPEGFPYLNEPTKENLETATPDKYFVAPSELTESGLKGYIEEKEPVTPFKKGFLSKIISEIFNRFHITETSMMLDRMKDLGFKYSSRAGITVGVSDVFVLPNKYEILAESQENVDKITNLFRRGLLTEEERYQNVIAQWAKAKDIIQDQLMDSLPATNPIYMMSDSGARGNASNFTQLAGMRGLMASPSGRIMEMPVRSSFKEGLTVLEYFISSHGARKGLADTALKTADSGYLTRRLVDVAQDVIVRENDCGTSRGLRVTALKNGTDEIESLQERLEGRYSKETVVHPETGKVLVEDGELITLDTAKAIEAAGVESVVIRSAFTCNSRHGVCEKCYGKNLATGEKVEVGEAVGTIAAQSIGEPGTQLTMRTFHTGGVAGADITQGLPRIQELFEARNPKGKALISEVDGTVTKVEVDTNHVRRIYVLSEIGEEREYQDYGASRMLVKQDDKVKRGQALTEGSIEPKELLAIAGLEAVQSYLLTEVQKVYRMQGVEISDKHVEVMVRQMLRKVRVINAGDTDLLPGSLVDIHKFTDENKRILEKRGNMATAKPVILGITKASLETESFLSAASFQETTRVLTDAAVKGKVDKLMGLKENVIIGKLIPAGTGMTRYNNIDIESEEDLNKPIEEELHEELDAI, from the coding sequence TTGATAGACGTAAATAATTTTGCATATATGAAAATTAGTTTAGCTTCTCCTGAAAAGATTAGAAGTTGGTCTTATGGAGAGGTTAAAAAACCAGAAACTATAAACTATAGAACTTTAAAACCAGAAAATGATGGGCTATTCTGTGAAAGAATATTTGGTCCTACAAAAGACTGGGAATGTGCTTGTGGAAAGTATAAGAGAGTAAGATATAAAAATATAAAATGTGATAAATGTGGTGTAGATGTTACTTTGGCAAAAGTACGTCGTGAAAGAATGGGGCACTTAGAGTTAGCTGCCCCAGTCAGCCATATTTGGTATTTTAAAGGTATTCCAAGTAGAATGGGACTATTATTAGACCTTAGTCCAAGACAACTTGAAGAAGTTATCTATTTTGCTTCTTATATCGTAATTGATCCAGGCGAAACTGACTTTATGAAGAAACAAATTGTTTCTGAACGTGAAGTTCGTGAAGCGCGTAGCACTTTTGGAGCTAACTCATTCGTAGCAAAAATGGGAGCGGAAGCAATCCATGACCTGTTAACTGAGTTAGATATCGAAAAAGAACTAAAAGACTTAAAAAATGAACTTAAAGAATTAAGTGAAAGTAATTATAAATCAGGACAAAAAGTTGTTAAAATTATTAAACGTGTGGAAGTATTTGAAGCATTCAAAAATTCTGGGAATAAACCGGAATGGATGATCATGACAGTACTACCAGTTATTCCACCAGAACTTAGACCAATGGTTCAATTAGATGGTGGTAGATTTGCAACAAGTGATCTTAATGATTTATACAGACGTGTAATTAACCGTAATAATCGTTTGAAAAAACTTATTGAGCTTAAAGCTCCGGGATTAATTGTACAAAATGAAAAACGCATGTTACAAGAAGCAGTTGATGCTTTAATTGATAACGGACGTCGTGGTCGTCCAGTAACAGGGCCAGGTAATAGAACACTTAAATCATTATCTAATATGTTAAAAGGTAAACATGGGCGTTTCCGTCAAAACTTATTAGGTAAACGTGTTGACTACTCTGGGCGTTCTGTAATAGTAGTTGGTCCAAACTTAAAAATGTACCAATGTGGATTACCAAAAGAAATGGCGCTTGAATTATTTAAACCATTTGTAATGCGTGAATTAGTTAAACGCGAATTAGCAAACAACATTAAAAATGCAAAAAATCAAATCGAAAAAATGGAAGATCATGTTTGGGATATTCTAGAAGATATTATAAAAGAGCACCCAGTACTACTTAACCGTGCTCCGACTCTTCACAGACTTGGTATCCAAGCGTTTGAACCAATTTTAGTTGAAGGACGTGCAATTCGTCTTCACCCTCTTGTTACAACAGCATTCAACGCTGACTTTGATGGTGACCAAATGGCCGTACACGTACCTTTATCAAAAGAAGCACAAGCAGAAGCGCGTATGTTAATGTTAGCAGCTCAAAACATTCTTAACCCTAAAGATGGGAAACCAGTTGTTACACCGTCTCAGGATATGGTACTTGGTAACTATTACCTAACACTAGAAAGACCAGGTGCAGTTGGGGAAGGTATGATTTTTAAAGATGCGGATGAAGCAAGAATGGCATATCAAAATGGATATATCCACTTGCATACACGTGTAGGTATTATGGCTAAGTCATTTGAAAATCCTACATTCACAGAAGAACAAAATAAAAAATTACTTATTACAACTATTGGTAAAGTAATTTTCAACGATATTCTTCCTGAAGGATTCCCATATTTAAATGAACCTACTAAAGAAAACTTAGAAACTGCAACACCAGATAAATACTTTGTAGCTCCATCTGAACTAACAGAAAGTGGCTTAAAAGGGTATATTGAAGAAAAAGAACCTGTAACACCATTCAAAAAAGGTTTCTTATCAAAAATTATCTCTGAAATATTTAATAGATTCCACATTACTGAAACATCAATGATGTTAGACAGAATGAAAGATTTAGGATTTAAATATTCTTCAAGAGCTGGTATTACAGTAGGGGTTAGTGACGTATTCGTCCTGCCTAACAAATATGAAATATTAGCTGAATCACAAGAAAATGTTGATAAGATTACTAATCTGTTTAGACGTGGATTATTAACAGAAGAGGAGCGATATCAAAACGTTATTGCACAATGGGCAAAAGCAAAAGATATCATTCAAGATCAACTTATGGACTCTCTTCCAGCTACAAACCCAATTTATATGATGAGTGATTCTGGAGCACGTGGTAATGCATCAAACTTTACACAGCTTGCCGGAATGCGTGGATTGATGGCTTCACCATCAGGGCGTATTATGGAAATGCCAGTTCGTTCATCATTTAAAGAAGGATTAACAGTATTAGAATACTTTATTTCTTCACACGGAGCACGTAAAGGTCTTGCAGATACAGCTCTTAAAACAGCCGATTCAGGGTACTTAACTCGTCGTCTAGTTGATGTTGCACAAGATGTTATCGTTCGTGAAAATGACTGTGGAACTTCTCGTGGTTTACGTGTAACAGCACTGAAAAATGGTACAGATGAAATCGAGAGCTTACAAGAACGTCTTGAAGGTAGATACAGTAAAGAAACTGTTGTTCATCCAGAAACAGGTAAAGTACTTGTTGAAGATGGAGAATTAATTACATTAGATACTGCAAAAGCAATCGAGGCAGCAGGTGTTGAAAGTGTTGTCATCCGTTCAGCATTCACATGTAATAGCCGTCACGGTGTTTGTGAAAAATGTTATGGTAAAAACTTAGCAACAGGTGAAAAAGTTGAAGTTGGAGAAGCAGTAGGTACTATTGCAGCTCAATCAATTGGAGAACCTGGTACACAGCTTACAATGCGTACATTCCATACAGGAGGGGTTGCTGGTGCCGATATTACCCAAGGGTTACCTCGTATTCAAGAGTTATTTGAAGCACGTAATCCAAAAGGTAAGGCACTAATCTCAGAAGTTGATGGAACAGTTACTAAAGTAGAAGTAGATACTAACCATGTTCGTAGAATCTATGTTCTAAGTGAAATTGGTGAAGAAAGAGAATACCAAGACTATGGTGCAAGCCGTATGTTAGTAAAACAAGATGATAAGGTTAAACGTGGACAAGCATTAACGGAAGGTTCTATTGAACCAAAAGAATTATTAGCTATTGCAGGGCTAGAAGCTGTACAAAGTTATTTATTAACTGAGGTACAAAAAGTTTACCGTATGCAAGGGGTAGAAATCAGTGACAAGCACGTAGAGGTTATGGTTCGTCAAATGTTAAGAAAAGTACGCGTAATCAATGCGGGAGATACTGATTTACTTCCAGGTTCACTAGTAGATATTCACAAATTTACTGATGAGAACAAACGAATCCTTGAAAAACGTGGGAATATGGCTACAGCTAAACCAGTTATTCTAGGTATTACAAAAGCATCTCTTGAAACAGAAAGCTTCTTATCAGCGGCGTCATTCCAAGAAACAACACGTGTTCTTACAGATGCAGCAGTCAAAGGAAAAGTTGATAAACTTATGGGGCTTAAAGAGAATGTTATTATAGGTAAACTGATTCCAGCAGGAACAGGTATGACTAGATATAATAATATTGATATAGAATCAGAAGAAGATTTAAATAAGCCAATTGAAGAAGAATTACATGAAGAATTAGATGCAATTTAG